One genomic segment of Helianthus annuus cultivar XRQ/B chromosome 14, HanXRQr2.0-SUNRISE, whole genome shotgun sequence includes these proteins:
- the LOC110906461 gene encoding uncharacterized protein LOC110906461: MLPLVVNVVLICLYASVCLRCSVAAVNKPKNNSLPAVIAFGDSFADSGNNNFRVTLVKANFYPYGKDFMGGKPTGRFTNGKTLADTIVLLESQELWNIVEDGYQELGNNPTNEANTAYRESIKRDKRALHIIFQSVSDTVFERIAMANSSKEAWNILHKSYRGENRVKTVRLQTLRCEFDALNMKDGESVEGYFNRITLIVNQLRMNEEKISEQRIVEKILRSMTRKFESVVITVEETKNLEDVSTEELMGILQSHELRMKRYEDPPIEHAFQIQNANQDKFRQNRNSGVGRGRGRFRDRYLSSIRCYNCQKLGHIAKFCKQKEENGSTDNMLIHQEDEPDGKETDDSMFMILNMEETVNDDHWYLDSGCSNHMTGNRDLFITLDESIRKEVRTGDDKKLEVLGSGEVMIIIQGRSKRIQNVFYVKGLRHNLLSVGQLIKKGYMVKFQEGKCIIKDVRNETLGVIRMTNNKMFPLNPGKDLTLALTMTTKETSTLWHKRYGHVNLDTLADMGNKDLVYGLPKISRDISICEGCISGKQARKGFPNKTKWQATKPLQLIHSDICGPMRTESISGCRYFITFIDDYSRKTWVYFLKLKSEALNYFKLFKALTENQSDHMIKTLRTDRGGEYCGKLFQDYLKENGIHHQLTNSYTPQQNGVAERKNRTLMELSRSMLNMKILPNKFWAEAIACTTYILNRTVTKTRPNTTPFETWNGRKPNVEHFKVFGSVAYVHIPKQQWNKLDDKTEKMIFVGYSGNSKGYKLFNPLTNKITISRDVIFDENKRWVINNESNETPYMIMEDNAVPMSQDDVEVNSGLTESQQTQQNQDDSELDPTPSQNQHNEETSSTDSENETIRTRNINSVYRDTRALTNEEILQKYNENQVINFVLYASTDPTTYEEASKDGKWIDAMDKEMEPIYKNKTWDLVDPPKNQKPIGVKWIYKTKYDEKGNVDKYKARLVVKGYKQKFGIDYQELISEFKDEMKKEFEMTDMGKLHYFLGMEVSYEDGNIILSQKKYMKNLLEKYRMSQCNTVSTPMDYGIKLSKDDPEEFINESMYRSLVGSLMYLTNTRPDIMFAVSKISRFMEAPKRSHWEAAKRILKYVKGTLDQGITYSKGGKQKLIGFSNSDYAGNVDDSKSTSGYIFHLGSGPISWQSKKQKVVALSSTEAEYMALTLAGCQAIWLKGILDELQGKDNYPIPIYCDNKSTICLAKDSVYHGAKLGVMDYLPAYLDPSLQNEDMIRGVSFASGASGFDPLTGRLLMFKEYIVKLKGIVGEKEANEIIEKSLYLISWSSNDWGISYTALPIRAVQYDVPTYATFLVKKATEFIQGRVDRVRVSYYMRIEGDMDIKLYIAFKSGGAHLSCILPLFHFGWYPGATTVYPLRVATLEALPVGSPPPP; this comes from the exons ATGCTACCTTTGGTTGTTAACGTAGTTCTCATTTGTCTGTATGCATCTGTTTGTTTACGCTGCAGTGTGGCAGCAGTAAATAAACCGAAAAATAACTCCCTACCAGCGGTCATCGCATTTGGAGACTCCTTTGCAGATTCGGGGAACAATAACTTCCGAGTAACGCTTGTAAAGGCTAACTTCTACCCCTATGGAAAGGATTTCATGGGTGGGAAGCCAACAGGAAGATTCACCAATGGGAAGACACTTGCGGATAccattg TGTTACTCGAATCGCAAGAATTATGGAACATCGTCGAAGATGGATATCAAGAGTTGGGAAATAATCCAACAAATGAAGCCAACACTGCATACCGAGAGTCAATCAAAAGAGATAAACGTGCTCTGCACATAATATTTCAATCAGTAAGTGATACCGTATTCGAGAGGATCGCTATGGCAAATTCATCAAAGGAGGCCTGGAATATTCTACATAAATCATATAGAGGAGAAAATCGAGTAAAAACTGTAAGACTTCAAACTCTTAGATGTGAATTTGATGCGTTAAACATGAAAGATGGGGAATCTGTTGAAGGATATTTCAATAGAATAACCCTAATAGTGAATCAGTTAAGAATGAATGAAGAAAAGATTAGTGAACAACGAATTGTAGAAAAAATTCTACGTAGCATGACTCGAAAGTTTGAGTCGGTTGTGATCACTGTAGAGGAAACTAAGAATTTAGAAGATGTTTCCACCGAAGAATTAATGGGAATCCTGCAATCCCATGAGTTACGAATGAAAAGATACGAAGATCCTCCGATTGAACAtgcatttcaaattcaaaatgccaATCAAGATAAGTTTCGACAAAATCGAAACAGTGGAGTAGGAAGAGGACGTGGTAGATTTAGGGATCGATATTTAAGTTCCATTAGATGTTATAACTGTCAAAAACTAGGCCACATCGCCAAGTTTTGCAAACAGAAAGAGGAAAACGGAAGTACAGATAACATGTTAATTCATCAAGAGGATGAACCGGATGGAAAGGAAACAGATGATTCGATGTTCATGATTCTGAATATGGAAGAAACAGTGAACGATGATCATTGGTATTTAGACAGTGGTTGCAGCAACCACATGACAGGAAACCGAGACTTGTTCATAACGTTAGACGAGTCAATAAGAAAAGAGGTACGAACAGGAGATGATAAGAAGTTAGAAGTCTTAGGCAGTGGGGAGGTCATGATTATAATACAGGGGCGAAGCAAAAGGATACAAAATGTATTTTATGTCAAAGGTTTAAGACATAATCTTCTGAGCGTGGGACAACTCATAAAAAAAGGTTACATGGTTAAATTTCAAGAAGGTAAATGCATTATAAAGGATGTTAGAAATGAAACCTTGGGTGTCATAAGGATGACAAACAACAAAATGTTTCCTCTCAATCCTGGAAAGGATTTAACATTAGCATTGACCATGACTACCAAGGAAACCTCTACACTATGGCATAAGAGGTATGGACATGTGAATCTAGATACACTAGCGGATATGGGGAACAAAGATTTAGTGTATGGACTGCCAAAAATTTCGAGAGACATAAGCATATGTGAGGGATGTATATCGGGCAAGCAAGCGAGGAAAGGTTTTCCAAATAAAACGAAGTGGCAAGCAACTAAACCACTTCAACTTATCCATTCAGACATATGTGGTCCGATGAGAACGGAGTCAATTAGTGGATGCAGGTACTTCATTACCTTCATTGACGATTATTCTAGAAAAACTTGGGTGTATTTTCTTAAACTCAAGTCCGAGGCATTGAATTATTTCAAACTATTCAAAGCATTAACCGAAAATCAATCGGATCACATGATAAAGACATTAAGAACAGATCGTGGAGGCGAATATTGTGGAAAATTATTTCAAGACTATTTGAAAGAGAATGGAATTCATCATCAACTCACCAACAGTTATACACCCCAACAAAACGGGGTAGCCGAAAGGAAAAACAGAACACTAATGGAGTTAAGTCGAAGTATGTTGAACATGAAGATATTACCAAACAAATTCTGGGCAGAGGCAATAGCCTGCACCACATACATACTGAATCGAACGGTCACAAAGACTAGACCAAATACAACTCCATTTGAAACATGGAATGGAAGAAAACCAAATGTGGAGCACTTCAAAGTTTTCGGTAGTGTAGCTTATGTCCACATACCCAAACAGCAGTGGAATAAATTGGATGATAAAACGGAGAAGATGATATTTGTTGGGTACAGTGGAAATAGTAAAGGATATAAGCTGTTTAATCCTTTAACTAACAAGATCACTATAAGCAGAGACGTGATCTTTGATGAAAATAAAAGGTGGGTCATTAACAATGAATCAAACGAGACTCCATACATGATAATGGAGGATAATGCAGTACCAATGAGTCAAG ACGATGTGGAAGTAAACTCCGGATTAACTGAATCACAGCAAACACAACAAAATCAAGACGATAGTGAGTTAGATCCTACACCAAGTCAAAATCAGCATAATGAAGAAACCTCCTCTACTGATTCTGAAAACGAAACGATTCGTACAAGAAACATCAACAGTGTTTATAGAGACACAAGGGCATTAACTAATGAAGAAATACTACAAAAGTATAATGAAAATCAAGTGATCAACTTTGTACTCTATGCTAGTACGGATCCCACCACCTACGAAGAAGCCAGTAAAGATGGGAAATGGATTGATGCAATGGATAAGGAAATGGAACCAATCTACAAAAATAAAACCTGGGATCTGGTTGATCCCCCGAAAAATCAGAAACCTATAGGGGTTAAATGGATCTACAAGACAAAGTATGATGAGAAAGGAAATGTAGATAAATACAAAGCAAGACTGGTGGTAAAAGGGTATAAACAAAAATTCGGGATAGATTACCAAGAG TTAATTTCTGAGTTCAAAGATGAGATGAAAAAGGAATTCGAGATGACTGACATGGGAAAACTGCATTACTTTCTTGGCATGGAAGTCTCCTATGAAGATGGCAATATAATCCTATCACAAAAGAAATACATGAAAAATTTGCTTGAAAAATACAGAATGAGTCAATGCAATACAGTTTCGACACCGATGGATTACGGAATAAAACTATCAAAGGACGATCCGGAAGAGTTCATAAATGAAAGCATGTATAGAAGTCTAGTAGGAAGTCTAATGTATTTGACAAATACTAGACCAGACATAATGTTCGCAGTAAGTAAAATAAGTAGGTTTATGGAAGCTCCTAAACGAAGTCATTGGGAAGCAGCCAAGCGCATACTCAAATATGTTAAAGGAACTCTTGATCAAGGGATTACATACTCCAAGGGTGGAAAACAGAAACTGATAGGGTTTAGTAATAGTGACTATGCAGGAAATGTGGATGATAGTAAAAGTACATCCGGATACATCTTCCATCTAGGATCTGGACCTATATcgtggcaatcaaagaaacaaaaggtAGTTGCACTCTCTTCAACGGAGGCAGAATACATGGCTCTAACCTTAGCCGGATGCCAAGCAATATGGTTAAAAGGAATTTTAGATGAATTGCAAGGAAAGGACAATTATCCAATACCTATTTACTGTGATAATAAGTCCACTATATGTCTGGCCAAAGATTCGGTGTATCATG GTGCGAAATTAGGGGTGATGGATTATCTTCCAGCATATTTGGACCCTTCGCTACAAAATGAAGATATGATTAGGGGTGTGTCATTTGCTTCTGGTGCATCTGGTTTTGATCCCTTAACAGGGAGACTATTG ATGTTCAAAGAATACATTGTGAAGCTCAAAGGGATTGTTGGAGAAAAAGAAGCCAATGAAATAATAGAAAAAAGTCTGTATTTAATATCGTGGAGCTCTAACGATTGGGGTATAAGTTACACTGCTCTTCCAATAAGAGCAGTTCAATACGACGTGCCTACTTATGCTACTTTTTTGGTAAAAAAGGCAACAGAGTTTATACAG GGGCGTGTGGATAGGGTACGTGTGTCTTATTATATGAGAATTGAAGGCGATATGGATATTAAGTTGTACATAGCCTTTAAGAGTGGAGGGGCACATCTTTCATGTATCCTACCCTTGTTTCATTTTGGGTGGTACCCTGGGGCGACGACAGTATACCCACTTAGGGTTGCTACCTTAGAAGCCTTACCCGTAGGGAGCCCCCCTCCGCCCTAA